One Candidatus Neomarinimicrobiota bacterium DNA segment encodes these proteins:
- a CDS encoding ABC-F family ATP-binding cassette domain-containing protein, with protein sequence MIRLENLAKSFPDGDLFNNVNVTIKRGMRIGLVGPNGSGKTTLLRIMLGKDSPDLGNVQVDKSTTIGYLAQDIIAGTGRSILEEVLIAYPEVRELEGTILALTEAISKDHDNIGLVNKLGDAQYRFEALGGWNLEDKAKKILSGLGFSDEKFTEPMDVFSGGWRMRVALASILLQEPDILFLDEPTNHLDLEATIWLENFLADWKGGMVMISHDRSFLDRSINNILEIDLKKITMFHGNYTKYTEEKALRIEQHRNAFQNQQKQIKDTERFIERFRSKNTKATQVQSRVKMLDKLEKIEAPTEHNYAMNLRLPQPSRSPLNVASCRSVTKHYGDIEVFNNLDMEVERGQKIGLVGHNGAGKSTLLKMFAGVESVTSGAVRIGPSVESAYYAQHQLETLDLNETVFESIQKVSTGWSENEMRTYLGSFMFSGDEINKYIKVLSGGEKARVALARMLVKPSHLLLLDEPTNHLDMITRNVVERALIQFSGSIVCISHDRHFLNNVTNLTCEVGNGGIRLFKGNYDYYDWKKQEIKETKSDIPKVKTQSKGKPNYKKRKKVRNRLSWIDKRFYTIENELEIQRSIIQDPENGRDFELLQKTLEKMTDLESEYLGLMSEKEILMNKS encoded by the coding sequence ATGATCCGCCTTGAAAACCTCGCCAAATCCTTTCCGGATGGTGACCTATTCAATAATGTAAATGTAACTATTAAACGTGGAATGCGTATCGGGCTTGTGGGACCAAACGGTTCAGGGAAAACCACTTTGCTTCGAATAATGTTGGGTAAAGATTCACCAGATTTGGGGAATGTACAAGTTGATAAATCAACAACAATTGGATATCTTGCCCAAGATATTATTGCTGGGACAGGGCGATCCATTTTGGAAGAAGTACTGATTGCTTACCCTGAAGTACGTGAATTGGAAGGGACAATTCTAGCCTTAACCGAAGCTATTTCCAAAGATCATGACAATATAGGTTTGGTGAATAAATTGGGGGATGCTCAATATCGTTTTGAAGCTTTGGGGGGTTGGAATCTTGAAGATAAGGCAAAAAAAATATTGAGTGGGCTTGGGTTTTCTGATGAAAAATTTACAGAACCCATGGACGTCTTTAGTGGTGGCTGGCGAATGCGTGTTGCCTTGGCATCTATCCTCCTGCAGGAACCAGATATTTTATTTTTAGACGAACCCACCAACCACTTGGACTTAGAAGCCACCATTTGGTTGGAAAACTTTTTAGCAGATTGGAAAGGCGGTATGGTTATGATCAGCCATGACCGGTCATTCTTGGATCGGTCCATAAATAATATCCTAGAAATTGATCTTAAAAAAATTACAATGTTTCATGGTAATTATACAAAATATACCGAAGAAAAGGCGCTACGCATTGAACAGCATAGGAATGCCTTTCAGAATCAGCAAAAGCAGATTAAAGATACGGAACGGTTTATTGAAAGATTTCGTTCAAAAAATACAAAGGCGACCCAAGTTCAGAGCCGGGTAAAAATGCTGGATAAATTAGAAAAAATTGAAGCACCAACTGAACATAATTATGCTATGAATTTGAGATTACCTCAGCCGAGTCGATCGCCATTGAATGTTGCATCCTGCCGGAGTGTAACCAAGCATTATGGGGATATTGAAGTGTTTAATAATCTTGATATGGAGGTGGAACGTGGACAAAAAATTGGCTTAGTTGGACATAATGGTGCAGGAAAATCAACTCTATTGAAAATGTTTGCAGGTGTGGAATCAGTTACGTCCGGCGCAGTCCGTATTGGCCCAAGTGTAGAGAGCGCCTACTATGCTCAACATCAACTGGAAACTTTAGATCTTAATGAGACAGTATTTGAATCGATTCAAAAGGTGAGCACCGGTTGGAGTGAAAATGAAATGAGAACCTATTTAGGCAGTTTTATGTTTTCTGGAGATGAGATAAATAAATATATAAAGGTGCTTTCTGGAGGAGAAAAAGCTCGCGTAGCTTTAGCTCGAATGTTAGTAAAACCATCTCACTTACTATTATTGGATGAGCCCACAAATCATTTGGATATGATAACACGGAATGTGGTGGAAAGAGCGCTTATTCAATTTTCTGGATCCATTGTTTGCATCTCCCATGATCGTCATTTTTTGAATAATGTTACCAATCTTACTTGCGAAGTAGGAAATGGCGGTATCCGATTGTTTAAAGGTAATTATGATTATTACGATTGGAAAAAACAGGAAATAAAAGAAACTAAATCTGATATACCAAAAGTAAAGACCCAATCAAAAGGGAAACCCAATTATAAAAAGCGCAAGAAAGTACGAAATCGGTTATCTTGGATTGATAAACGGTTTTATACTATTGAAAATGAATTAGAAATTCAGCGATCCATTATCCAAGACCCAGAAAATGGACGCGACTTTGAATTGCTTCAAAAGACTTTGGAAAAAATGACAGATTTGGAAAGTGAATATTTAGGATTGATGAGCGAGAAAGAAATATTAATGAATAAAAGTTGA
- the mtaB gene encoding tRNA (N(6)-L-threonylcarbamoyladenosine(37)-C(2))-methylthiotransferase MtaB encodes MSTLGKSVAFHTLGCKLNYSEMSTISRDFIQHGFEKVNYHDKADIYVLNTCSVTDNADKEARKLIRQAKRRNPDCAIAVIGCYAQLNPDEIAEIDGVDLVLGSEEKFNLLNHLDTIDLKGGTTVIQSQIDHVKTFTPSFSLGERTRSFLKVQDGCDYTCSFCTIPLARGKSRSDTVAKTMKAAAEVAATPAREIVLTGVNIGDYGNGTIETFFDLIQRLDQLDGIDRIRISSIEPNLLTNEIIEFCGVSEKFMPHFHVPLQSGSDKILSAMRRRYKRDLYKDRVSKIKSFMPDCCIGVDVIVGFPGEKDEDFLDTYHFIHDLDISYLHVFSYSERPNTDAVKMGEVVTKEKRTERSKMLHILSDKKRRFFHNQFIGKNRQVLFETMKNGKIQGHTDNYIQVQVDGKLELINTIHSVNLTLNHGVVVNGEISD; translated from the coding sequence ATGAGCACTTTAGGTAAAAGCGTAGCATTCCACACGTTGGGGTGTAAACTGAATTATTCTGAAATGTCCACCATTTCCCGAGATTTTATTCAGCACGGATTTGAAAAAGTTAACTACCATGACAAAGCTGACATTTATGTTTTGAACACGTGTTCTGTAACAGATAATGCTGACAAAGAGGCACGGAAACTTATTCGTCAGGCTAAAAGGCGGAATCCGGATTGTGCTATTGCTGTTATCGGATGCTATGCACAATTAAATCCAGATGAAATTGCTGAAATAGACGGAGTGGATTTAGTTTTGGGTTCCGAAGAAAAGTTTAATCTTTTGAACCATTTAGATACGATCGATTTAAAGGGAGGAACAACGGTGATTCAATCCCAAATTGATCATGTAAAAACATTTACGCCTTCGTTTTCGCTTGGCGAAAGGACACGCTCTTTTCTGAAGGTGCAGGATGGATGTGACTACACATGTTCCTTTTGTACTATTCCGCTTGCTCGGGGAAAAAGTCGAAGCGACACGGTTGCTAAAACTATGAAGGCGGCCGCTGAAGTGGCTGCAACCCCTGCACGCGAGATTGTTTTAACAGGAGTAAATATTGGTGATTACGGAAATGGGACAATAGAAACATTTTTTGATCTTATTCAGAGATTAGATCAATTAGATGGAATAGATAGAATCCGAATTTCATCCATAGAACCAAACCTGTTAACGAATGAGATCATAGAATTTTGTGGTGTATCTGAAAAATTTATGCCCCATTTTCATGTTCCATTGCAGTCTGGATCCGACAAAATATTAAGCGCTATGCGACGAAGATATAAACGTGATTTGTACAAAGATCGAGTTTCTAAAATTAAATCATTTATGCCAGATTGTTGTATAGGTGTGGATGTTATTGTTGGATTTCCTGGCGAAAAAGATGAAGATTTTCTTGATACATATCATTTTATCCACGATTTAGATATTTCCTATCTGCATGTTTTTTCCTATTCAGAAAGACCGAATACAGATGCTGTTAAAATGGGAGAAGTAGTAACGAAAGAGAAACGAACAGAACGAAGCAAAATGTTACATATTTTGTCTGATAAAAAAAGACGTTTTTTCCATAATCAATTTATTGGCAAGAATCGTCAGGTTCTTTTTGAGACGATGAAAAATGGAAAAATTCAAGGTCACACGGATAATTATATTCAAGTACAAGTTGATGGTAAACTTGAACTTATCAATACGATCCATTCTGTAAATCTTACCTTAAATCATGGGGTTGTCGTCAATGGAGAAATTTCCGATTAG